A window of Peromyscus eremicus chromosome 7, PerEre_H2_v1, whole genome shotgun sequence contains these coding sequences:
- the LOC131914809 gene encoding zinc finger protein 809-like has protein sequence MGLVLFEDVAVHFTRREWQELDAAQRTLYRDVMLENYSNLLFLKPHMAKPKLIFNLERGYGPWSLAEASVQGFPGVHKVSALIDTSKENPKILLGQLEITNQKIPNEDLIEAKLKTPQKVYKGTRSCHSRAPDKTFHQKLRENKNQTLYREENLYECKECGRTFSNNSTLIKHRRRTHNVQNRFECTECGKMYHWKSDLTAHQKTHSQERIYECKGCEKAFFRRSHLNAHERTHTGEKPYKCTECKKAFNYKSDLTRHKKTHLGQKPYKCEECMKGFSRKSKLAIHQRTHTGEKPYECTECRKTFSHKSQLTAHRITHSSENFYECKECNKSFHWKCQLTAHQKRHTGKSFMNTEHRKTCHKSEVTGHQRTQIAEKPYGYEEFGEEGFQVLTEEFYTKSDLTVHQGNS, from the exons GGATTGGTATTGTTTGAGGACGTAGCTGTGCACTTCACGCGGCGGGAGTGGCAGGAGCTGGACGCTGCCCAGAGGACCCTCTATAgggatgtgatgctggagaactaCAGCAATCTGCTGTTCCTGA AGCCCCACATGGCCAAGCCTAAGCTGATCTTCAATTTGGAACGTGGCTATGGGCCATGGAGCCTGGCCGAAGCTTCAGTGCAGGGCTTCCCGG GTGTTCATAAAGTGAGTGCCCTGATTGACACCAGCAAGGAAAATCCTAAGATACTTCTGGGGCAACTTGAAATAACTAACCAAAAGATACCAAATGAAGACTTGATTGAA GCAAAACTGAAGACTCCACAGAAAGTCTACAAAGGGACAAGATCATGTCATAGTAGAGCTCCTGACAAAACATTTCACCAGAAGTTAAGGGAAAACAAGAACCAGACATTGTACAGAGAAGAGAACCTctatgaatgtaaggaatgtgggagAACTTTCTCTAATAACTCAACCCTCATCAAGCATCGCAGAAGAACTCATAATGTACAGAACCGCTTTGAATGTACTGAATGTGGTAAAATGTACCATTGGAAGTCAGACCTCACTGCTCATCAGAAAACGCATAGTCAAGAGAGGATCTATGAATGTAAAGGATGTGAGAAAGCTTTCTTCCGTAGGTCTCATCTCAATGCACATGAAAGAACTCATACAGGTGAGAAGCCTTATAAATGTACAGAATGCAAGAAAGCTTTCAATTACAAGTCAGACCTTACTCGACATAAAAAAACTCATTTGGGTCAAAAGCCTTATAAATGTGAAGAGTGCATGAAAGGTTTTTCCCGGAAGTCAAAGCTCGCTATACATCAGAGAACTCACACTGGTGAGAAGCCTTATGAATGTACAGAATGCAGGAAAACTTTCTCCCATAAGTCACAACTTACTGCACATAGGATAACTCATTCATCTGAGAATTTTTATGAATGTAAAGAGTGTAATAAATCTTTCCACTGGAAGTGTCAACTCACAGCACATCAGAAAAGGCACACAGGAAAAAGCTTCATGAatacagaacacaggaaaacctGCCACAAGTCAGAAGTCACCGGACATCAGAGAACTCAGATCGCTGAAAAGCCCTATGGATATGAGGAATTCGGGGAAGAAGGATTTCAAGTACTTACAGAAGAATTCTACACTAAGTCAGACCTTACTGTACATCAGGGAAATTCATAA